CCAGTATATATTTATTCTTTGCAGGATGTATTTTAATTAAATGTTTTGATACACTTAAAAATAATAAACCTGCACAATTCCTTATCCTTGGCATCCTTTTCGCGTCATGGTTTTTTACTCAGCATGTCTACTCACTTGTTGAGCCCATATATTCGCGGGCAACAGGCTTCCTGGATCCGGATCTAATTTCCTTTTCTTGCTTCATCGTATGGGGATTTATAACTATTTTCAATTTGAGTATTTTTGACAAAGTTCCGGACAAGTTCTTTCAGTTTTTTGGAGATATGACCTACTCAACTTATCTGACTCATTTCCCGGTACAAATCATCTTTTACCTCATCATTGCCCCGACTGATTATAAGGTATTTTATTCGCCAGTGATATTTATTAGCTACCTGATAAGTGTTTTTGTTACTGGACGATTGGTCTTTGTGTATTTTGAACTACCGGTTCAGAACAGATTAAGGATATTATTTACGAAGAAATGATTTCAGCACGCTGTGCTTTTTTATCCAAATTGTATGATATCTGGATAATAGCTATCGCCAGATAAAACAAAAGATTATTGGGATACTGAACGAGCGCTTCCTGCGGGAAATTACCAATATTGAGGGCAAAAAGCACGAGCGTCATAGCCAGACAATACATTCGCAGCTCCGGATTTCGAATTTGATAAAACTTTTCAATTCCTGATTTTAGTACAATAAACATTAGCCAGCAGAAAATAAACAGGCCGATCCATCCTGTTTCTACCGCAACACGCATATACCCGCTATCCGGAGGAAAATTTGCCAAAAATGAATAGGGAGCAAATCTTACACCCCACATACCCGTAGCACCAAGCCCACCTCCCATGGGATGTGAAATGATATAAGGCTGAATCCGCTTTTGATTTTGCTTTCGCACATTATAAGATGCATCTTCCGATGGCCTGAATGCACTTTGAAACCTTACCAATGATGCATTCCCTGTTGGCATGTAGATCATTACTGCAATAATAAATGCTGCAATACCAGAAAAAATCATGATTTGCCTGCTAAAATGCAGCACCGCAAAAAGAATTAAAGTTGCAGGCACTAAAACATAAGCTCCTCTGGTCCCGGAAAAAAGCATTGCATTCAGCATCAGTACAGTAAAGCAAACCAGTACAATTTTCTTCCATCTTAATAACGGTCCGGATATAAGGGCAATACATAAAACTGCTGTAATGACCATATTGTAGGAAAACTCAACAGGATCGGAAAAAATAGCGTACTTACGCCAATGCCCGTCAATGTAAAGCAAACTGACAGAAAGTGGGTCACTTTCCATTCCCGCCAGCTCTGCGGGAGCAATGCCAATATATTCCTGCTTGTAAGCATGAAGCATGGCTATGCAAGCCAGCGCCAGCCAAAGGGTAAGAACAAAACGGACAGCTTTTATCGTGTTTATCTGGTATACAAAAACAAAGTACATAAGCGTGATAACCGCTATGGTTCTGACTGTATAAACCCATGCTAATCTCGACTCTGCCCACGGATTAATAACCTCCAGCAAGTTGTACCCTATCCAGATGAAAATCATCGTGGCCACAGGTCCTTTAAACATCGACCAATCCGGATTATTTTTTTGCTTTATAAAAAATCCCAGAATAAGTAGCGCCTGCATACCATCCAGAATCGTCCCCATGGGAAAATCTACGCCTAATCTCAGTATGAAGAAAAGCAAAAAGGCCGTACTGATGATACAGGAAATTCCAAATAATGGATAAGCAACCATTCCATAAACTACCGGAATTCCTATCATTAACACTAAAAGCAAAAGTCCTGTAACGATTCCCCCCTTAATTGTGACGACACCCAACGCTACCGCAATCAGCATTATCGTTATTGCACCTAACGGTGTCTGGAGAAAACCTAACAGCGATCCTCTTTTAATTTGTAAACGTATATCCCGGAGAGTTTTCAATGAACTGGATACATTTTTTAAAAGAATAAAATTTTAAGAAAAAAGAAGAACACGCTGACACCGGCTAACAATAAGGAGACAAGTCGCGTGATGGTTTCTACCTTGGTCAACGATCTCTCCTCAATTTGCTCTTGAATCTTCTTTGTCGGGAATATTTTCATCACAAAACAATTTAAACCCTTTTAACATTATGCTTGGTGGCAACCGAGATCTTGTTAGCTCTTTTTACCTTTAACAAAGACAAAATCTGAAAGAACATAAACTGGGGAATACCTTTTAACGACTGATAAATTTTCTGGTCCGTTTGGCTCTTTGCCAAAGAAAGAAAAAAACCCGCCACAAAAATGATCATTGCCATGAGCCAATAAACAGCTGCAATTGGCTCAAAAATCAGATTTATCAGCATAAACAGTACAGATAATAACAGGAAAATAAAAAGCGGCGGCCTGATTAGTACCAAACCGAAAAGAAATTTGTTCCAGTCGAATTTTGTAATGCCGCTGCCCAAAAGTCCAAATCCCAATGAAAAATAGCGAAACCAGGTATTGATCCATCTTGCGCGCTGGTTGACTAATTGTTCCGAACCAGTTGTTTTTTCGTCTAATACAATTGCGTTTTCAGCAAATGCAATACGATGTCCTCTACTTACGATGGCATGTTGTAAAACTTTATCAAAACCTGCTCCGGAAATATCCAGATTTTCCAGGCATTCTCTGTATAATCTGGTTGTGAACGCCATTCCTGAGCCAGCCAATGTTGCAGAAGATCCTGCACCAAATAAGACTTTCCCGTCATAGTAATGATAGTAAATATCTCTTGCTGCGTCCAGCCGGGCATACATCGTATCTATATTCTTCGCATTTCTTACACCCTGAACGGCTTGGTAGCCTGCCTGAAAATACGTGTTCAAAACATTAAGATAATCCGCAGAAACCAAATTATCACTGTCAATAATTGTCAGGTGTGTATGGTTTCTTTTAAAATTTTTTATCGCATGGAAATGTGATCGTACGTTCCCCGCCAGAACCTGATCCGGTCTAAGAAGTACTACTTTCTCAGATGAAAAATTAAGATTGGAAATATCACAATTGTCGGCCACGACATAAATTAAATAATTGTCATAACCCATGGCCAACACGGAGTCCACCACTTCCGGAAGTTGATCAGTCTGTTCATAGGCTGTGATAATTACGGCATAATCAGGTAAAATATTAGTAAATACAATGTGCTTATCCCTGCCTCTGATCTCTTTGATTATAGCCAGCAATAATGGAAACACAAGCTGAAATCCAATAAAGACTTGTATTGATATCCATATGAACTTTAATATGATCATACACTTATTTTTTTATTTAGCTTGCCAGCCTGTTCCGGGATATCCCTTGTACCTGTTAAAACCCATCCGCTAAATTTGTTTTCAAGACTTTTAAAATAATCAATTTTT
The nucleotide sequence above comes from Dyadobacter subterraneus. Encoded proteins:
- a CDS encoding O-antigen ligase family protein yields the protein MKTLRDIRLQIKRGSLLGFLQTPLGAITIMLIAVALGVVTIKGGIVTGLLLLVLMIGIPVVYGMVAYPLFGISCIISTAFLLFFILRLGVDFPMGTILDGMQALLILGFFIKQKNNPDWSMFKGPVATMIFIWIGYNLLEVINPWAESRLAWVYTVRTIAVITLMYFVFVYQINTIKAVRFVLTLWLALACIAMLHAYKQEYIGIAPAELAGMESDPLSVSLLYIDGHWRKYAIFSDPVEFSYNMVITAVLCIALISGPLLRWKKIVLVCFTVLMLNAMLFSGTRGAYVLVPATLILFAVLHFSRQIMIFSGIAAFIIAVMIYMPTGNASLVRFQSAFRPSEDASYNVRKQNQKRIQPYIISHPMGGGLGATGMWGVRFAPYSFLANFPPDSGYMRVAVETGWIGLFIFCWLMFIVLKSGIEKFYQIRNPELRMYCLAMTLVLFALNIGNFPQEALVQYPNNLLFYLAIAIIQISYNLDKKAQRAEIISS
- a CDS encoding glycosyltransferase → MIILKFIWISIQVFIGFQLVFPLLLAIIKEIRGRDKHIVFTNILPDYAVIITAYEQTDQLPEVVDSVLAMGYDNYLIYVVADNCDISNLNFSSEKVVLLRPDQVLAGNVRSHFHAIKNFKRNHTHLTIIDSDNLVSADYLNVLNTYFQAGYQAVQGVRNAKNIDTMYARLDAARDIYYHYYDGKVLFGAGSSATLAGSGMAFTTRLYRECLENLDISGAGFDKVLQHAIVSRGHRIAFAENAIVLDEKTTGSEQLVNQRARWINTWFRYFSLGFGLLGSGITKFDWNKFLFGLVLIRPPLFIFLLLSVLFMLINLIFEPIAAVYWLMAMIIFVAGFFLSLAKSQTDQKIYQSLKGIPQFMFFQILSLLKVKRANKISVATKHNVKRV